The region CGAAAAAAGATAAAACTCCTCTTGTGTATGCTTGCTGTGTCGGTGCACAAACTGATCTGATATTTGACGGCACAAGTATGTGTTTTGATAAAGATGGAAATCTGGTAAAACTTGGGAAAGCTTACGAGGAAGATTTTATTGTATTTGATACTGATGAAAAATTAAATCCAATTTTTAAGTGTGAAGAAACATTTGAAGAAGAGGTTCTTAACTCCCTTATCTATGGATTAAGAGAGTATTGTTCAAAACTTAGTTTTAAGAAAGTTGTAGTCGGATTAAGCGGCGGAATGGATTCGGCGCTTGTAACTTATATTGCTGTTAAAGCAATAGGAGCAGAAAATGTTAATGTGTTGGTTATGCCATCAAAGTACTCAAGTAAACAAAGTATAAAAGATGCAGAAGAATTAATAAAAAATTTGAATATTAAATCTGATAATGTAAGCATCCAACCCGTAGTTGATGAAACATTAAAGCAGTTGGATAATATTTTGAATTCAAACTCAAAATCAATAACAGAAGAAAACTTACAGGCACGAGTAAGAGGAATTTATCTGATGGCATACTCGAATAATTTTGGTCATCTTTTACTAACAACCGGTAACAAATCTGAAAGTGCAGTTGGTTATTGTACTTTATATGGAGATATGTGCGGCGGTATTGCTGTTATTGCTGATGTGTACAAAACAGATGTATATAAAATTGCAAATTATATTAACAGAAATGACGAGATAATTCCAAAAAATATTATTGATAAAGCACCATCAGCAGAATTAAAACCAAATCAAACTGATCAGGATACTTTACCTCCTTATGAAATACTCGATAAAATTTTAAAAATGTA is a window of Ignavibacterium sp. DNA encoding:
- a CDS encoding NAD+ synthase; amino-acid sequence: MKIALCQINPIVGNLEYNKKKILEEYNKAVKAKVDLAVFPELALVGYPPLDLIEKSEFRLAVKNAADEIASQTDSVGLIFGAITEELNKVGTDIYNSALLCFNGKIQFIQHKTLIPNYDVFDEMRYFNSAKSVDVFEFKGEKLGISICEDIWNDENYWYRRRYRRNPIKDLIDQGTSLLINISASPYYYGKRSTRKEMLSALSKKDKTPLVYACCVGAQTDLIFDGTSMCFDKDGNLVKLGKAYEEDFIVFDTDEKLNPIFKCEETFEEEVLNSLIYGLREYCSKLSFKKVVVGLSGGMDSALVTYIAVKAIGAENVNVLVMPSKYSSKQSIKDAEELIKNLNIKSDNVSIQPVVDETLKQLDNILNSNSKSITEENLQARVRGIYLMAYSNNFGHLLLTTGNKSESAVGYCTLYGDMCGGIAVIADVYKTDVYKIANYINRNDEIIPKNIIDKAPSAELKPNQTDQDTLPPYEILDKILKMYLEENKEFNEINKVINDGALVKKVLRMVDTSEFKRNQSAPVLRISSKAFGYGRRYPIVQGWRT